The genomic interval aaaaaaatatatgacaTCTAATTATGCATGAATATGATGCAACAACTGAATAAACAAGTTTGATCCCAATAAATAACAAAATACAGTGAAGGTAGGGTTCTTATATTCCAAAAAGGAAATTGAAAGGCACTGATCAATGAAAGAGTCCAATAAAAAACTAACATACACCAAGAACAAATAAAATCAGCTGGTGCTAGTTAGCATCACTATAAACAAAGTGGCAGTGCAAATTTTTATGACAATGAAGACAAAATACTAGGTAAGCACATACTGTTTAGCACGTTTGTTATCTGCCTCAGAAGAAGGCTTAGCATAAGAACAATCCTTTCTTTCAGAAGAAGATTTTGGATCAGGTGTGCCAGATTCAACTTGATCCTGCTTTTCAGTAGTTGTAGATGGAACTGGATCAGCTTCCTGCAGAGCACATGATGATCCTGAGCATTGAATAACAGGGCCATCCCTTGCAGAAGGCAGGCCACTTAAGTGAGCCACAGAATTAAAGGCAGGTTCCCATGCTCTACTTTTTTTACTCTTAAAAGAGTTTGGCTCTGCATAAAAGGAGGCATGTTGCACATCTTTGTAATGATCAAAGTCCTGAGATCCCCATGAGGGAAGagacattttatttttgaatctgTACTCATCCTGAACAGTATAATCTATGTTAGAAGCATTAGCAGAATCTATATATGCAAAAGAGTCACTTGATGAACGCCGATGACCTCCTTTGCGTAAAGGCGTCTCTGGCTCATTTAGGAGTTCATCTAGCCAAGAAGGCTGCTCCTCTAGGGCAAAACCTTCAGAGGAAGTACGCTGATGGTATATATTTCCATCTCTACGATTTGGAACACCTTTCGACCCTACAGCAGGGCTGGAGATATAATCAGCATATGATGGGGAAATACACGGAAATGGACTTTTAGGAGGAAGTAGAGAGTGCTTTCCAGCATAAGACAAATTTCGGAAATTCGATGACCCCTTAGAATTTGCCATCACCTAATAAGAACAACAAGTCCTGAAAAGTTAGTAAATAACAAAATATACACAGGTGAAATGACAGAGAAGAAAAAGTTAAAAAATCACAAACATGACCTtttgcaggaaaaaaaaaaacaaaattaagtcaacaaaaACAAGAGTGTATAAAGATGCAACAATCACTAGAAAAAACCCAGGAAATAACATCAACAgaatgaaaaattaaaacaatagcAAAGATACACTTCACAAATAGTGATCAATCTCATTGGTAGATGAAGCAAGCAAGGCATGATGACCAACTAAAATTTCTAAGATGATTTACCATTCTGCTGCAAAGAACACTCAGAATTTAGATCTTATTGTTTCATTTGGTTAGAAACACAataagtattattttttttatcagcaaGAGTGAACTCGATAGAAGGACCCCAAAGGGCTGCCAAGTAGAAGAGATAACAAGAAAGATGTTAAGTACAcaacaagttttctcaaaaaaaaataaataataaaagaaataaaataattcaaataacatacatacatctAAAACATACAATCCATTAAACCATCTAGTTGACGTCCTAAGCCATCCATCTTTGAGTAGTCTTAAAGAggcatttcttttctttttaaggtTCTTCTATTTCTCTCCGTTCAAGACCCAAAAACATTAAGAGGGATCAAATAAAAAGCTTTTGTTCTTTCTGCACATGAATGGATACCTCTCTAAGACTAAAGCTAACTCGCCGCACTCACTCTCCGCACTCCAAGCTGTAGCCCATGGTCAGCCAACTGGCAAAAAAACCAAATTCCAAAAGCTTTTTTATCCAAAAGCAGTCAGTAATTTCTGATTAACAGACTAGGCTGCTGCTTTACAGTTCACACAGAAAGCATATGTTGACCAAGACGCAACAACCACCACCACCCCTACACTTTTTTTAAACTATCAATGGTTACAACCATGTCCAAAACCCAAGCATAAATTGCAACTTGGTCATGCCACAGATTTCAAATAGCTTTCCATTTGAGAAAGTTAACCGGCCATTAGTAGCATTGTGACTGTACATCTCCTAGCAGAACGTACTTACCTAGACAATCATTATTACACTAACTTCCATGAAAT from Malania oleifera isolate guangnan ecotype guangnan chromosome 9, ASM2987363v1, whole genome shotgun sequence carries:
- the LOC131164013 gene encoding uncharacterized protein At4g06598 gives rise to the protein MANSKGSSNFRNLSYAGKHSLLPPKSPFPCISPSYADYISSPAVGSKGVPNRRDGNIYHQRTSSEGFALEEQPSWLDELLNEPETPLRKGGHRRSSSDSFAYIDSANASNIDYTVQDEYRFKNKMSLPSWGSQDFDHYKDVQHASFYAEPNSFKSKKSRAWEPAFNSVAHLSGLPSARDGPVIQCSGSSCALQEADPVPSTTTEKQDQVESGTPDPKSSSERKDCSYAKPSSEADNKRAKQQFAQRSRVRKLQYIAELERNVQALQAKGSEVSAELEFLNQQNLILSMENKALKQRLESLSQEQLIKYLEHEVLEREIGRLRSLYQQQQQPQPPQQQQQQPPPSHRRSKSRDLDSQFASLSLKHKDANSGRDSATGTLRI